In one Neobacillus sp. WH10 genomic region, the following are encoded:
- the proC gene encoding pyrroline-5-carboxylate reductase gives MRKIAIIGAGSMAEAFISGILENGLIDRQNVWVTNNSNEKRLECLKERYGIRSTYDLNTLFEGTDIVMLAMKPKDADSAIDTIREHLSEQMLVVSVLAGVSMNTIETLARKSLSIARAMPNTSAAVGKSATAIAVNDRVSDDQLETTKKLFRTVGLARFVEEEQLDAVTGLSGSGPAYIYYLIEAMENSAVKIGLEKEMAKELIVQTLIGAAEMVRNSSKSSEQLRRDVTSPGGTTEAGIRILEENGVQQAFISCIQAATAQSKKMGNALCSQFKVGKPS, from the coding sequence ATGAGAAAAATCGCAATTATTGGTGCTGGTTCGATGGCTGAAGCCTTCATTTCAGGTATTCTTGAAAATGGTTTAATTGATAGACAAAATGTTTGGGTGACAAATAATTCAAATGAAAAAAGGCTAGAGTGTCTTAAAGAGCGTTATGGCATTCGCAGTACCTATGATTTAAATACACTTTTTGAAGGTACAGATATTGTCATGTTAGCGATGAAACCCAAAGATGCGGACTCAGCAATCGATACTATTCGCGAACACCTGAGTGAGCAGATGCTAGTGGTTTCCGTTTTAGCAGGTGTTTCGATGAATACCATCGAAACATTAGCAAGAAAATCACTTTCGATTGCAAGGGCAATGCCAAATACCTCTGCAGCGGTCGGAAAATCGGCGACTGCCATTGCAGTAAATGACCGTGTCTCCGATGATCAACTGGAAACAACAAAGAAACTCTTTAGAACCGTGGGTTTAGCCAGGTTTGTCGAGGAAGAACAGCTTGACGCCGTAACAGGACTGTCTGGAAGTGGACCCGCCTATATTTATTATCTTATCGAAGCAATGGAAAATAGTGCAGTCAAGATTGGTCTCGAAAAGGAAATGGCTAAGGAACTCATAGTGCAAACCCTTATCGGCGCTGCAGAAATGGTGAGAAACTCCTCCAAATCATCTGAACAATTACGTCGGGATGTAACAAGCCCTGGCGGGACAACTGAGGCTGGGATTCGTATTCTGGAGGAAAATGGGGTCCAGCAAGCATTCATTTCTTGTATTCAAGCAGCAACAGCCCAATCGAAAAAGATGGGAAACGCCTTATGCTCGCAGTTTAAGGTTGGGAAACCCTCTTAA
- a CDS encoding glycosyltransferase family 2 protein: protein MESILFVLFTLGILVWLVFLLDALIGLRNLASLEKEPELNTGPLLSVIVAARNEEKQIKASILSQLKQTYKEVEWILVNDRSTDNTGIIMNELLKEDPRIQVIHINELPKGWLGKNHALYKGALQASGKWILFTDADVKYKKEAFAKALYYFEKHQLDHLTAAPNLHANRFWLKSFVAFFLFGFSYFKRPWMANNPKSKIGTGIGAFNLVSQKAYEAFGTHEKIKMRPDDDLQLGMKMKRAGYRQRIVTALHLIEVEWYGSLKEAFIGLEKNTFAGLNYRISMVFFSIFGVFVTNVLPFLTIFSANKTIALLSLGNIVTSGILYVVIIKRMTVFSPAMFVVLPITALLFIYSIIRASFLTFKRGGIVWRGTTYRLSELREKD, encoded by the coding sequence ATGGAAAGCATTCTATTCGTTTTATTCACATTGGGTATTCTTGTTTGGCTTGTTTTTCTTTTAGATGCACTGATTGGTTTACGGAATTTAGCCTCTCTTGAAAAAGAACCAGAACTAAATACTGGGCCATTACTATCTGTAATCGTGGCAGCGCGTAATGAAGAAAAACAAATCAAAGCAAGTATCCTTAGTCAGTTAAAGCAAACGTATAAAGAAGTCGAATGGATTCTTGTCAATGACCGTTCCACAGATAACACCGGCATAATCATGAACGAACTACTGAAGGAAGACCCAAGAATACAGGTTATTCACATAAATGAATTACCTAAAGGCTGGCTTGGTAAAAATCACGCCCTGTATAAGGGAGCACTTCAAGCTTCAGGGAAATGGATATTATTTACAGATGCCGATGTAAAATATAAGAAAGAGGCATTCGCTAAAGCTCTGTATTACTTTGAAAAACATCAACTCGACCATTTAACGGCAGCACCCAATTTACACGCAAACCGTTTTTGGCTGAAGTCCTTTGTTGCCTTTTTTCTTTTTGGATTTTCCTATTTTAAACGTCCATGGATGGCAAACAATCCAAAATCCAAGATTGGAACAGGAATTGGGGCATTCAATCTTGTTTCCCAGAAGGCTTATGAAGCGTTTGGCACGCATGAAAAAATTAAAATGAGACCCGATGACGACTTACAGCTGGGGATGAAAATGAAAAGGGCTGGCTACCGTCAAAGAATTGTCACTGCACTTCACCTAATCGAGGTTGAATGGTATGGAAGCCTGAAAGAGGCGTTTATCGGGCTTGAAAAAAATACATTTGCGGGGTTAAATTATCGTATCAGTATGGTATTCTTTTCAATTTTCGGTGTGTTTGTCACGAATGTCCTTCCATTCCTGACCATTTTCTCTGCGAACAAAACGATTGCCCTTCTAAGCCTAGGGAATATTGTGACCAGCGGAATTCTTTACGTCGTCATCATTAAGAGAATGACAGTTTTCTCGCCGGCCATGTTTGTTGTTTTACCGATTACTGCTTTACTATTTATCTATTCCATTATACGGGCAAGCTTTCTGACCTTTAAACGCGGAGGAATTGTCTGGCGAGGAACAACCTATCGGTTAAGTGAGCTCCGAGAGAAAGACTAA
- the namA gene encoding NADPH dehydrogenase NamA, with protein MTAKLFSPLTIKGVTLKNRIVMSPMCMYSSHNKDGHVQNWHRTHYTARAVGQVGLIIVEATAVTPQGRISPQDLGIWSDEHVEGFQELVSLMKEHGAKTGIQLAHAGRKAVLDGEIVAPSAIAFNEKSKAPKEMTKSDIEETVQAFKKGAERAAKAGFDVIELHGAHGYLLNEFLSPLSNKRSDEYGGSVKNRYRILREVIDAVKTVWNGPLFVRVSAHDYHKEGLTAEDYITFAEWMKEQGVDLIDVSSGAVVPANINVYPGYQVKYSETIKNGVDILTGAVGLITSPIQAEEILQNDRADLVLLARELLRDPYWPRTAAKELGVSIEAPKQYERGWI; from the coding sequence ATGACAGCAAAATTATTTTCTCCCCTAACAATTAAGGGGGTTACGCTAAAAAACAGAATTGTGATGTCACCAATGTGCATGTACTCAAGCCACAACAAAGATGGGCACGTACAGAACTGGCATCGCACTCATTACACAGCAAGAGCAGTTGGTCAGGTCGGTCTTATTATTGTGGAAGCAACTGCGGTAACACCACAAGGGCGGATCTCACCACAGGATTTAGGAATCTGGAGTGATGAGCATGTTGAGGGCTTTCAAGAGCTTGTTAGTCTAATGAAAGAGCATGGAGCAAAAACGGGAATTCAACTAGCCCATGCCGGCAGGAAAGCCGTTTTAGATGGCGAAATTGTCGCTCCATCTGCAATCGCCTTTAATGAAAAATCAAAAGCACCTAAGGAAATGACAAAATCAGATATTGAAGAAACAGTCCAGGCCTTTAAAAAGGGGGCAGAACGAGCAGCAAAAGCTGGTTTCGATGTCATTGAGCTTCATGGTGCACACGGATATCTGCTTAACGAATTCCTCTCACCTCTTTCTAATAAAAGAAGCGATGAATACGGAGGTTCTGTTAAAAACCGTTATCGGATCCTGCGTGAGGTAATTGATGCCGTTAAGACTGTTTGGAACGGTCCGTTATTTGTCAGAGTATCTGCTCATGATTACCATAAAGAAGGCTTAACCGCAGAAGATTACATAACATTCGCCGAGTGGATGAAAGAGCAAGGCGTCGATTTAATCGATGTAAGCTCAGGAGCAGTTGTCCCTGCAAATATTAACGTCTATCCGGGCTATCAGGTAAAATATTCGGAAACGATAAAGAATGGCGTTGATATCTTAACAGGTGCTGTAGGTTTAATCACTTCTCCGATACAAGCTGAGGAAATTTTACAAAATGATCGAGCGGACTTAGTCTTATTAGCCCGTGAATTACTGCGCGATCCCTATTGGCCAAGAACAGCTGCAAAAGAACTCGGTGTAAGCATTGAAGCACCAAAACAATACGAGCGCGGCTGGATAT